One stretch of Pedobacter riviphilus DNA includes these proteins:
- a CDS encoding Ldh family oxidoreductase, with product MNFITFTETTLRAFTYNVFKKMGCSDEHANLATDVLIRSDLRGIDSHGVARLSGYVRLWEKKRINATPDIKIVHETPTTATVDGDAGLGLVVAPFAMKVAIEKAEKYGSGWVSVKNSNHFGIAGYHALMAIEKDMIGISMTNASPLVAPTYANERLLGTNPMCYAFPAGKYPPVIVDMATAAAANGKLEIAQRANKSIPDGWVQDKSGENSTDPNELKNGGSLLPLGSDKDHGSHKGYGLSATVDILSAVLSGANYGPWVPPFVAFLEPSANPVGEGLGHFLGAMRVDGFRPAADFKTHLDNWVERFKSAKTIDPDKKVIIPGEPEHEFEQERKISGIPLIDVVVKDMNELAVKLGIEELK from the coding sequence ATGAACTTCATCACTTTTACAGAAACCACCCTCAGAGCTTTTACTTATAACGTTTTTAAAAAAATGGGCTGTTCTGATGAGCATGCCAACTTAGCAACCGATGTATTGATCCGCTCAGATTTACGTGGAATCGACTCGCATGGTGTTGCGCGTTTAAGTGGCTACGTACGCCTTTGGGAAAAGAAAAGGATTAATGCCACACCAGACATTAAAATTGTACATGAAACCCCTACCACAGCAACAGTAGATGGCGATGCCGGATTGGGCCTGGTTGTGGCGCCTTTCGCGATGAAAGTTGCTATCGAAAAAGCAGAAAAATATGGCAGTGGATGGGTGTCGGTTAAAAATTCCAATCACTTCGGTATTGCAGGTTACCATGCTTTAATGGCAATAGAAAAAGATATGATCGGTATCAGTATGACTAACGCCAGCCCTTTGGTGGCTCCTACTTATGCTAACGAACGTTTACTGGGTACCAACCCCATGTGTTATGCTTTCCCGGCAGGAAAATACCCACCAGTAATTGTAGATATGGCCACGGCAGCCGCAGCTAACGGAAAACTGGAAATTGCCCAACGTGCCAATAAAAGTATCCCTGATGGCTGGGTTCAGGATAAAAGCGGAGAAAATTCTACCGATCCGAACGAATTAAAAAACGGTGGTTCGCTTCTTCCTTTAGGCAGTGATAAAGATCATGGTAGCCATAAAGGTTATGGCCTGAGTGCTACAGTCGATATTTTATCAGCGGTGTTATCTGGCGCTAATTACGGTCCATGGGTGCCCCCTTTTGTCGCATTTTTAGAGCCATCGGCCAATCCGGTTGGAGAAGGACTTGGCCACTTTTTAGGTGCTATGCGTGTAGATGGCTTCAGGCCAGCAGCAGACTTTAAAACTCATTTGGATAATTGGGTAGAACGTTTTAAAAGCGCAAAAACGATAGATCCCGATAAAAAAGTAATCATTCCTGGCGAACCTGAACATGAATTTGAGCAGGAAAGGAAAATCAGCGGTATTCCATTAATTGATGTAGTGGTAAAAGACATGAATGAATTGGCTGTGAAATTGGGGATTGAAGAATTGAAATAA
- a CDS encoding glycoside hydrolase family 3 C-terminal domain-containing protein — MLKQRRYLHLLPALFLCSSLFAQVKKGQSLPYKNPKLNIDLRVKDLISRMTPEEKFWQLFMIPGDVTETNKEQFKHGIFGLQVSAAAQGSGNAQQMLTYNTSEDGLSLAKKVNKIQKYFIEETRLGIPIIPFDEALHGLVRQGATAFPQSIGLAASFDTLLVAKIGTAIAKEARARGLRDLLAPVINMATDIRWGRVEETYGEDPYLTTVLGHAFMNAIERQNIIVTPKHFIANVGDGGRDSYPIEMDKHFLEEIHFPAFKDGVKNIGIRSLMTSYNSVFGSPATSNKWLLTTKLKTEWGFKGFVISDAGAVGGANVLHFTAKDYKDATAQSINAGLDVIFQVDYNHYKLFLPAFLDGSIPKSRIDDALARVLKAKFELGLFEHPYVDESIAEKMLNDQSNRNLAKEAALKSFVLLKNDNNILPLKNAKQILLLGEDAIEARLGGYSGTGNNKINILDGLKNAVSNDVKINYLKGSTRELQSYISVDSQFLSVNQKAGLTGSYFKGLYLSGKPVKEVNEKAVNFSWTLYPPDEQLQLDDYSVRWDGKIKVPQNADVNIGLEGNDGYRLYLDNQLMIDNWDKKSFSTKTVPFHFEKNKEHAIKIEFFEPKGNGKIKLIWDYGITKSNEITDAVAAAKNNDAIVFVAGIKEGEFLDRAMLNLPGNQELLLEELAKTGKPIIVVLTGGSAINMQPWLNKVNAVLNVWYPGEAGGSAVADVLLGKVNPSGKLPITYPIDESQLPLVYNHKPTGRGDDYNNLSGEPLFPFGYGLSYTNFSYQNLKFDRKSIAKNETANLSFELKNTGNYDGEEVVQLYMRPLLSKLAQPVLALRAFQRVRLKVGETKVISFKLDKEVLQTLNINNVWEVAPGEYRMMIGSSSKTLYLKDNLTVKP; from the coding sequence ATGCTGAAACAGAGAAGATATCTACATTTATTGCCTGCATTGTTTTTATGCAGCAGCCTTTTTGCTCAGGTTAAAAAAGGACAATCTTTGCCCTATAAAAATCCAAAATTAAATATTGATTTAAGGGTAAAAGACCTGATTTCGAGAATGACTCCTGAAGAGAAATTCTGGCAGTTATTTATGATTCCGGGTGATGTAACCGAAACAAATAAAGAACAGTTTAAGCACGGTATTTTTGGTTTGCAAGTAAGTGCGGCTGCACAAGGAAGTGGCAATGCACAACAGATGTTAACCTACAATACCTCTGAAGATGGACTTTCTCTTGCTAAAAAGGTTAATAAAATTCAAAAATACTTTATTGAAGAAACCCGTTTGGGCATTCCAATTATTCCATTTGATGAGGCTTTACATGGATTGGTTAGGCAGGGCGCTACAGCTTTTCCACAATCAATCGGTTTAGCTGCAAGTTTTGATACTCTTTTAGTGGCCAAGATTGGCACGGCTATCGCTAAGGAAGCAAGGGCCCGTGGTTTGAGAGATCTTCTGGCTCCTGTAATTAATATGGCTACAGATATAAGATGGGGCAGGGTAGAAGAAACCTATGGAGAAGACCCTTATCTCACAACTGTGCTGGGCCATGCTTTTATGAATGCCATAGAAAGGCAGAATATCATCGTTACCCCAAAACATTTTATTGCCAATGTTGGCGATGGCGGTCGGGATAGCTACCCGATTGAGATGGATAAACATTTTTTAGAAGAAATTCACTTTCCAGCATTTAAAGACGGGGTTAAAAACATTGGCATCCGTTCATTAATGACTTCCTATAACAGTGTTTTTGGCTCTCCGGCAACTTCAAATAAATGGCTACTTACTACTAAACTGAAAACAGAATGGGGCTTTAAAGGTTTCGTAATTTCTGATGCAGGCGCGGTTGGAGGTGCCAATGTATTACATTTTACAGCTAAGGATTATAAAGATGCCACGGCACAATCAATTAACGCAGGCCTTGATGTAATCTTCCAGGTAGATTATAACCATTACAAACTTTTTCTTCCTGCATTTTTAGATGGCAGCATTCCAAAATCGAGAATAGATGATGCATTGGCAAGGGTTCTGAAAGCTAAATTCGAGCTGGGCCTGTTTGAGCATCCTTATGTAGATGAAAGTATTGCCGAAAAGATGTTGAACGATCAAAGTAATCGCAATCTGGCCAAAGAGGCCGCTTTAAAATCTTTCGTGCTCCTAAAAAACGATAACAATATACTTCCGCTAAAAAATGCAAAACAAATTTTATTGTTAGGTGAAGATGCAATAGAAGCCAGGTTAGGTGGATATAGCGGTACTGGAAATAATAAAATAAATATTTTGGATGGGCTAAAAAATGCAGTATCCAATGATGTTAAAATCAACTATTTAAAAGGCAGTACCCGAGAGCTTCAATCTTATATTTCGGTAGATAGCCAGTTTCTTTCTGTCAACCAAAAGGCAGGGTTAACCGGAAGTTATTTTAAAGGGCTATACCTCTCCGGAAAACCTGTTAAAGAAGTAAATGAAAAGGCTGTTAATTTCAGTTGGACATTATACCCGCCAGATGAGCAGCTGCAGCTGGATGATTATTCGGTGCGGTGGGATGGTAAAATTAAAGTGCCACAAAATGCTGATGTTAATATCGGATTGGAGGGAAACGATGGTTACCGATTATACCTCGATAACCAATTAATGATCGATAATTGGGACAAAAAGTCTTTTAGTACCAAAACAGTTCCTTTTCATTTCGAGAAAAATAAGGAGCATGCAATTAAAATCGAGTTTTTCGAGCCTAAGGGCAACGGTAAAATCAAATTGATCTGGGATTATGGCATCACGAAATCCAACGAAATAACTGATGCAGTAGCTGCAGCGAAGAATAACGACGCAATCGTATTTGTTGCGGGTATAAAAGAGGGGGAATTTTTAGATCGGGCAATGTTAAATCTTCCGGGCAACCAGGAATTGTTGTTGGAAGAACTTGCGAAAACTGGAAAACCTATTATCGTTGTATTAACTGGTGGAAGCGCCATCAATATGCAGCCCTGGTTAAATAAAGTAAATGCGGTTTTAAATGTGTGGTACCCTGGCGAAGCAGGCGGTAGCGCCGTTGCTGATGTATTGCTTGGAAAAGTAAATCCATCGGGTAAACTTCCAATTACTTACCCGATTGACGAATCGCAGTTACCCCTGGTTTACAACCACAAACCTACCGGAAGGGGCGATGATTACAACAACTTAAGTGGCGAACCGCTTTTTCCGTTTGGGTATGGATTAAGTTATACCAACTTTTCTTACCAAAATTTGAAGTTTGACCGCAAAAGTATTGCTAAAAATGAAACCGCTAACTTAAGCTTCGAACTTAAAAATACAGGCAATTATGATGGTGAAGAAGTGGTGCAGCTGTACATGAGGCCGCTTTTAAGCAAACTAGCGCAGCCTGTTCTTGCATTGAGAGCTTTCCAAAGAGTACGTTTAAAAGTCGGTGAAACAAAGGTCATTTCATTCAAACTGGATAAAGAGGTGCTTCAAACACTAAATATCAATAATGTTTGGGAAGTGGCTCCAGGCGAATATAGAATGATGATTGGATCATCAAGCAAAACACTTTATCTAAAAGATAATTTAACTGTTAAACCTTAA
- a CDS encoding alpha-L-fucosidase, with product MKLPGLLIAFICCVNIAFAQRNDILKESTKYEWPKDEAVKKKLEYWQDQKFGMIIHWGLYAVPGIIESWSICSEDWIDRDSTIKYNDYKKWYWGLNEKFNPTKFNPEQWAKAGKDAGMKYLVFTTKHHDGFAMFDTKQSDFSIAKGPFANNPKKDVAKYVFDAFRKQNFMIGAYFSKPDWHSQYYWWDKYATADRNNNYDIRKNPWRWNMFKSYTQNQIGELMNNYGSIDILWLDGGWVRPLASVNEEVLSWGAPIPAWSQDIDMPKIAADARKAQPGLIMVDRTVHGQFENYQTPEQKIPEKQLDYPWESCMTLGGAWGFVPNDQYKPAAEVVHKLVEIVAKGGSLLLGVGPKADGTLPDDVIKKLEEIGHWTSKNGAAIYGTRITKNYHDGQNWFTQSKDGKTIYGISLLDRNLPKEISWQGSIPKKGTFITLLSNKQKVKWKLINGKVHFDFPKTEEKIALTFSFTPETN from the coding sequence ATGAAATTACCTGGCCTTTTAATTGCCTTTATCTGTTGCGTCAATATCGCTTTCGCACAGCGAAACGATATCCTCAAAGAATCAACCAAATATGAATGGCCCAAAGATGAAGCAGTAAAAAAGAAATTAGAATACTGGCAAGACCAAAAGTTTGGAATGATTATCCATTGGGGTTTATATGCTGTTCCTGGAATTATTGAATCTTGGTCAATCTGTTCGGAAGACTGGATTGACAGAGACAGTACAATAAAGTACAATGATTACAAGAAATGGTATTGGGGATTAAATGAAAAGTTTAACCCAACAAAATTTAACCCCGAGCAATGGGCAAAGGCCGGTAAAGATGCTGGAATGAAATACCTGGTTTTTACCACCAAACATCATGACGGCTTTGCTATGTTCGATACTAAACAATCTGATTTTAGCATTGCAAAAGGTCCATTTGCCAACAACCCTAAAAAAGATGTTGCTAAATATGTATTCGATGCTTTTCGGAAGCAGAATTTTATGATCGGTGCTTATTTTTCAAAGCCCGACTGGCATTCGCAATACTATTGGTGGGATAAATATGCCACTGCAGATAGAAATAACAACTACGACATCAGAAAGAATCCATGGCGGTGGAATATGTTCAAAAGCTATACTCAGAACCAGATTGGCGAGTTGATGAACAATTACGGAAGCATCGATATTTTGTGGTTAGATGGCGGTTGGGTAAGGCCTTTAGCATCGGTAAATGAAGAAGTACTTTCATGGGGAGCACCTATTCCAGCGTGGAGCCAGGATATTGATATGCCAAAGATTGCCGCTGACGCCCGGAAAGCACAGCCTGGGTTAATTATGGTCGACCGTACCGTACATGGTCAGTTCGAAAATTACCAGACTCCTGAACAGAAAATCCCCGAAAAACAATTGGATTATCCTTGGGAGAGCTGTATGACCTTAGGCGGCGCATGGGGATTTGTCCCTAATGATCAATATAAACCTGCAGCTGAAGTAGTGCACAAACTGGTAGAAATTGTAGCCAAAGGCGGAAGTTTGTTATTGGGTGTTGGTCCGAAAGCAGATGGAACTTTACCTGATGATGTAATTAAAAAATTAGAAGAAATTGGGCATTGGACCTCAAAAAATGGTGCTGCCATTTATGGAACGCGCATCACCAAAAACTATCATGACGGGCAAAACTGGTTTACCCAGAGTAAAGATGGCAAAACCATTTATGGTATCAGTTTGCTTGATCGTAACCTGCCTAAAGAAATTTCCTGGCAGGGAAGTATTCCTAAAAAAGGGACTTTTATTACACTGTTAAGTAATAAGCAAAAAGTAAAATGGAAGCTGATAAATGGCAAAGTACATTTTGATTTTCCAAAAACCGAGGAGAAAATTGCTTTGACTTTTTCTTTTACGCCCGAAACCAATTAG
- a CDS encoding SusD/RagB family nutrient-binding outer membrane lipoprotein, translating into MKKLIIKASFLLLSLTTVLGCKKDIDEKFNNPEKVLDPNLPGLFTAMLNNDRVAAKYWNVRTFLSQMPGVYAQTTYISNGNTIYQQSDSYSQQYWDDFYSTGGNGSGPLTIYRVMEGKYSSLSAADQASQKIIMQAAKVVLLEQAAKMVDLWGDIPYSAAGSLPTNSTISNPKYDEQKALYTSFIADLDAAATFFKSATTTAAFAKSDILLKGDVSKWTRYANSLRLRLLMRISKTDEATAKTAVLQMLGNQTAYPLVDGGNIGTYNPGNSDVLLQPLTNSTSDLHDAFFEGSWYATDYMLNTVLLPANDPRIPVLYDKFGRTVAGKFVQNATYRAMPVTFTTAQQESSFADYSVLDSATFVFNQKLPGILITASEVNLLKAEAFERWGSTTDAKTAYDVALRQSVAFYYYLNNLNQGAYVKLEAPAAATVDTWVNASTAAYTGASTDKLTKIYTQKWVHFGVLQSTEAWSEYRRTGFPVLTFPTNGKQVGYETPPTRLVYPAKEKTLNSTNYQAVVAKDTRKTKIFWMP; encoded by the coding sequence ATGAAAAAGTTAATCATAAAAGCAAGTTTTCTTTTATTGTCGCTAACAACAGTGCTTGGTTGCAAAAAAGATATTGATGAAAAATTTAACAATCCGGAAAAGGTTTTAGACCCGAACTTGCCAGGATTGTTTACAGCCATGCTAAACAATGATCGCGTAGCTGCTAAATATTGGAATGTGCGTACTTTCTTAAGCCAAATGCCGGGAGTTTATGCGCAGACCACTTATATCTCAAATGGAAATACCATTTATCAGCAAAGCGATAGTTATTCACAACAATATTGGGATGATTTTTACAGCACTGGTGGAAATGGGAGTGGCCCGTTAACAATCTATAGAGTAATGGAAGGAAAGTATAGTTCTCTTTCTGCAGCAGATCAAGCTAGTCAGAAAATTATTATGCAGGCGGCCAAAGTAGTTTTATTAGAACAGGCTGCTAAAATGGTAGATTTGTGGGGTGATATCCCTTATTCAGCCGCAGGTAGCTTACCAACAAACAGTACAATTAGTAATCCTAAATATGATGAGCAAAAGGCATTATATACTTCTTTTATTGCTGATTTAGATGCTGCTGCTACTTTTTTTAAATCTGCTACTACTACGGCAGCATTTGCTAAATCTGATATTCTTCTTAAAGGAGATGTTAGCAAGTGGACCCGCTATGCTAACTCTTTAAGGTTAAGATTATTAATGCGTATTTCAAAAACAGATGAAGCGACTGCAAAAACTGCTGTTTTACAAATGTTAGGTAACCAAACTGCATATCCACTGGTAGATGGAGGTAATATTGGTACTTATAACCCAGGTAACTCAGATGTGTTATTACAGCCTTTAACAAATAGTACAAGTGATTTGCATGATGCATTTTTTGAAGGTAGCTGGTATGCTACTGATTATATGCTAAATACCGTTTTGTTACCAGCAAATGATCCACGTATTCCTGTATTATATGATAAATTCGGTCGTACAGTAGCAGGTAAGTTTGTCCAGAATGCTACTTATAGAGCTATGCCAGTAACTTTTACAACCGCGCAGCAAGAATCAAGCTTTGCTGATTATTCAGTATTAGATTCAGCAACATTTGTTTTCAACCAAAAACTTCCTGGAATTTTAATCACAGCATCAGAGGTTAACTTATTAAAAGCAGAAGCATTTGAGCGTTGGGGAAGTACAACCGATGCAAAAACGGCATATGATGTTGCTTTAAGACAATCTGTTGCTTTCTATTACTACCTTAATAATTTAAATCAAGGTGCTTATGTTAAATTAGAAGCTCCGGCTGCTGCAACAGTAGATACTTGGGTAAACGCTTCTACTGCAGCATATACTGGTGCTTCAACAGATAAATTAACAAAAATTTACACTCAAAAATGGGTACACTTTGGTGTTCTACAATCAACAGAGGCATGGTCGGAGTATAGAAGAACTGGTTTCCCTGTATTAACATTCCCTACAAACGGAAAACAAGTAGGTTATGAGACCCCTCCAACAAGATTGGTTTATCCAGCAAAGGAGAAAACTTTAAATAGTACAAATTATCAAGCTGTAGTAGCTAAAGATACCCGCAAAACTAAAATATTCTGGATGCCTTAA
- a CDS encoding SusC/RagA family TonB-linked outer membrane protein, whose amino-acid sequence MKKTYLKCLSMLLLCFLTITVFAQKNITGTVKDASGPLPGVSVSVKGTAKVTQTDGSGKFSISVSPNETLVFTAIGYAKQEISINDQTSINVILKESSNQLDEVNVVTTALGIKRQEKSLGYAVSTVTAKQLTEAGNTNFASALYGKAAGVKITTAPGGASSAVNVQIRGINSINYNQQPLYVVDGVMIRNDGQNGAAGANNNNYWDDQRVRGNGILDINPADIESLTVLKGASASALYGSDAASGVVVITTKKGSKNRGLGVDFNYQGSIDQVAFLPNFQNTYGPGYDRETNVANGATEEGWIADAGSPSGFRPYFRAYANFGPKMEGQQVRWWDGSIRSYSPQPNNYRDVYQNGYTSNANVAISNQTEGVNYRFSASRLDYKGTQPGNTGAKNTFNLNSTIKLAPKLSADVIVSYVNTITKNRPYQLGQVLGSFGGFFSRAEDMSLMKERFQTSNGYKYATFDQTARPEPFLFNIRATNLLDFYWQQLKNQYDENENRLLSSFTLNYDVAKNLKLRGRIGNDYTSAKTENRQFTEIPTALNGNTSTGSYTTTQGQYSVLYGDALLTYSNKIGKDFGLSVSGGYQGRKETYKDLKSNTRDGLVTENFFALSNSFGVAETSETRKEQLKYAYLGIMNLSYKDFLFAEGTARQEYVSTLPPGNNQYSYYSVNSGFVFSDLWKLPKFWSYGKLRASYGVVGNAPPIYEANVSYTQTSQQTINGSVPTLVPARAYGNLGLMPEKKHEAEFGLETRFLNGRLGLDVSYYDNKIKNQILPLEVSSTNGAQSQIVNVGEIGNKGFEIALNATPVSGKFRWDTRLNFSTNKSKVNSLKDANSEINFYSSDQATAKIVARAGEELGNIYIRPRKTDANGNYLISDDGYYVMDNSVYVKAGNIMPKAVGGFSNTFSYGNFALDVTIDYRFGGKMIAPNLKYMRGAGMLENSMEFRDAANGGLSYTSNGKTYNDGVVLKGVNQTTGLPNTKVLSAADYYLTTYNWGEGSLTEAEIFDNDYIKMREVVLSYKIPASFTKKLKISNLRFSLIGRNLFYIHRTLKDLDPEAPLGNKWWSQGVDVGSTAASRNFGFSLNANF is encoded by the coding sequence ATGAAAAAGACATACTTAAAGTGCTTAAGTATGCTGTTATTGTGTTTTTTAACAATAACAGTTTTTGCACAGAAGAATATTACCGGTACGGTAAAAGACGCGTCAGGTCCTCTTCCTGGTGTAAGCGTATCTGTTAAAGGAACTGCAAAAGTAACTCAAACAGATGGCAGTGGAAAATTCTCTATATCAGTAAGTCCTAACGAAACTTTGGTATTTACTGCAATAGGTTACGCTAAACAAGAAATTAGCATAAACGATCAAACATCAATAAATGTAATCTTAAAAGAAAGTTCTAATCAGCTTGATGAAGTTAACGTAGTAACAACTGCATTGGGGATTAAGCGCCAGGAAAAATCTCTTGGTTACGCAGTAAGTACGGTAACGGCTAAACAGCTAACAGAGGCTGGTAACACCAACTTTGCATCGGCATTATATGGTAAAGCTGCAGGTGTTAAAATTACAACAGCTCCGGGTGGTGCTAGTAGTGCTGTAAATGTTCAGATTAGGGGTATTAACTCTATTAACTACAATCAACAACCTTTATATGTGGTGGATGGGGTGATGATCAGAAACGATGGACAAAATGGTGCTGCTGGTGCGAATAACAACAACTATTGGGATGATCAACGTGTACGTGGTAATGGTATCTTGGATATTAACCCTGCAGATATCGAAAGTTTAACCGTATTAAAAGGAGCAAGTGCATCTGCGCTTTATGGCTCTGATGCAGCAAGTGGAGTTGTAGTAATTACAACAAAAAAAGGTTCAAAGAACAGAGGTTTAGGAGTTGATTTTAACTACCAAGGTTCTATTGATCAGGTTGCTTTCTTGCCTAATTTTCAAAACACTTATGGCCCGGGTTATGATAGAGAAACTAACGTAGCAAACGGTGCAACTGAAGAAGGCTGGATCGCAGATGCAGGTTCTCCAAGTGGTTTCAGACCGTATTTCAGAGCTTATGCGAATTTTGGTCCTAAAATGGAAGGCCAACAAGTAAGATGGTGGGATGGTTCAATTCGTTCATACTCTCCTCAACCAAATAACTACAGAGATGTATACCAAAATGGATATACTTCTAATGCAAACGTTGCAATTTCTAATCAGACAGAAGGCGTTAACTATCGCTTCTCTGCTTCTCGTTTAGATTATAAAGGTACTCAACCGGGAAATACCGGTGCTAAAAATACCTTTAACTTAAATTCTACAATTAAACTTGCACCAAAATTATCTGCAGATGTGATCGTGAGTTATGTAAATACCATTACCAAAAACAGACCTTATCAATTAGGCCAGGTTTTAGGTTCATTTGGTGGGTTTTTCAGCCGTGCGGAAGATATGAGCTTGATGAAAGAAAGATTCCAAACGAGTAATGGTTACAAATATGCTACTTTTGATCAAACTGCTCGCCCTGAACCATTCCTTTTCAATATCAGAGCTACTAATTTGTTGGATTTCTATTGGCAACAATTGAAAAACCAATATGACGAAAATGAAAACAGATTGTTATCTAGTTTCACTTTAAACTATGATGTAGCTAAAAATTTAAAACTAAGAGGTCGTATTGGTAATGATTATACCAGTGCTAAAACAGAGAATCGTCAATTTACTGAAATTCCTACAGCTTTAAACGGTAACACAAGTACAGGTTCTTATACTACAACTCAGGGACAATATTCAGTACTTTATGGAGATGCGTTATTAACTTATTCTAATAAAATCGGCAAAGATTTTGGTTTATCTGTAAGTGGTGGTTACCAAGGTAGAAAAGAGACTTACAAAGACTTAAAATCTAATACCAGAGATGGATTAGTTACAGAGAACTTTTTTGCTTTATCCAACTCATTTGGCGTTGCTGAAACTTCTGAAACGCGTAAAGAGCAACTTAAATACGCTTACTTAGGGATTATGAACTTAAGCTATAAAGATTTCTTATTTGCAGAAGGTACAGCCAGACAAGAATATGTTTCTACTCTTCCTCCAGGAAACAATCAATACTCTTATTATTCAGTAAACAGTGGTTTTGTATTTAGTGATCTTTGGAAATTACCAAAATTCTGGAGTTATGGTAAACTGAGAGCTTCTTATGGTGTGGTAGGTAATGCCCCTCCAATTTATGAAGCTAATGTTTCTTATACTCAAACTTCGCAACAAACGATTAACGGTTCAGTACCTACATTAGTTCCTGCAAGAGCTTATGGTAACCTAGGTTTAATGCCAGAAAAGAAACATGAAGCCGAGTTTGGCTTAGAAACTAGATTCTTAAATGGAAGATTGGGTTTGGATGTTAGTTATTATGACAACAAGATCAAAAACCAAATTTTACCATTGGAAGTAAGTTCTACAAATGGCGCTCAAAGTCAAATTGTAAACGTTGGAGAAATTGGTAATAAGGGTTTCGAGATTGCCTTAAATGCCACCCCAGTTTCTGGGAAATTTAGATGGGATACGCGTTTAAACTTTTCAACCAATAAATCAAAAGTAAATTCATTAAAAGATGCCAATTCAGAGATCAATTTCTATTCTTCAGATCAAGCTACAGCTAAAATCGTGGCCAGAGCTGGAGAAGAATTGGGTAATATTTATATCCGTCCTAGAAAAACGGATGCGAATGGCAATTACTTAATCAGTGATGATGGTTACTATGTAATGGATAACTCTGTTTATGTTAAGGCAGGAAACATCATGCCGAAAGCAGTTGGAGGTTTCTCTAATACTTTTAGCTATGGAAACTTTGCATTAGATGTTACCATCGACTATCGTTTCGGTGGTAAAATGATTGCTCCTAATTTGAAATACATGCGCGGTGCAGGTATGTTAGAGAATTCAATGGAGTTTAGAGATGCGGCTAACGGCGGTTTAAGTTATACTAGTAATGGTAAAACCTACAACGATGGTGTAGTTTTGAAAGGTGTAAATCAAACCACTGGATTGCCAAATACTAAGGTGCTTTCTGCTGCTGATTATTACTTAACTACATATAACTGGGGTGAAGGTTCATTAACCGAAGCAGAGATTTTTGATAACGATTACATCAAGATGAGAGAGGTTGTATTGAGCTATAAAATTCCAGCTTCTTTCACTAAAAAACTGAAAATTTCCAATTTAAGATTTTCATTGATCGGACGTAACTTGTTTTACATCCACAGAACTTTGAAAGATCTAGATCCAGAGGCACCGCTTGGAAACAAATGGTGGTCGCAAGGTGTAGATGTGGGCTCAACAGCTGCATCTAGAAACTTTGGATTCTCATTAAATGCAAATTTTTAG